In a single window of the Lepidochelys kempii isolate rLepKem1 chromosome 21, rLepKem1.hap2, whole genome shotgun sequence genome:
- the PFKFB2 gene encoding 6-phosphofructo-2-kinase/fructose-2,6-bisphosphatase 2 isoform X6 — MSGHRALVPEQNNSSSSQENKTSNMRVSEKKCSWASYMTNSPTLIVMIGLPARGKTYMSKKLTRYLNWIGVPTKVFNLGAYRREAVQSYKSYDFFRHDNKEAMKIRKQCALVALEDVKAYVTEECGQIAVFDATNTTRERRDLILNFAKENAYKVFFVESVCDDPEVIAANILEVKVSSPDYPERNRENVMDDFLKRIECYKVTYQPLDPDNYDKDLSFIKVINVGQRFLVNRVRDYIQSKIVYYLMNIHVQPRTIYLCRHGESEFNLVGKIGGDSGLSPHGKQFAQALKKFIAEQEIVDLKVWTSQLKRTIQTAESLGVPYEQWKILNEIDAGVCEEMTYEEIETQYPDEFVLRDQDKYLYRYPGGESYQDLVQRLEAVIMELERQGSVLVIAHQAVMRCLLAYFLDKSADELPYLKCPLHTIFKLTPVAYGCKVETITLNVEAVNTHRDKPSGSTNSLPKSQTPVRMRRNSFTPLASPDTIKRTRNYSVGSRPLNPMGSLLFPEARDGADQQKLQVSLQVRKSGLTM, encoded by the exons ATGTCAGGACATAGAGCATTAGTTCCAGAGCagaacaacagcagcagcagccaggaaaaCAAAACTTCAAATATGCGAGTCTCAGAAAAAAAGTGCT CATGGGCTTCTTATATGACCAACTCCCCTACTTTGATTGTAATGATTGGCCTTCCTGCCCGGGGCAAGACTTATATGTCCAAGAAATTAACACGCTACCTCAACTGGATTGGCGTGCCTACGAAAG tGTTTAATCTAGGAGCGTATCGTCGTGAAGCAGTGCAGTCATACAAGTCCTATGATTTTTTCAGGCATGATAACAAAGAAGCCATGAAGATTCGGAA ACAGTGTGCCTTGGTGGCTCTGGAAGATGTGAAAGCTTATGTCACGGAGGAGTGCGGGCAGATAGCT gtGTTCGATGCGACCAACACGACTCGAGAGAGGAGGGACTTGATCTTAAATTTTGCTAAAGAGAATGCTTATAAG GTGTTTTTTGTGGAGTCCGTCTGTGATGATCCAGAAGTCATTGCTGCCAATATCCTG gaAGTGAAGGTCTCCAGCCCTGACTACCCAGAGAGAAATAGAGAGAATGTGATGGATGATTTCCTGAAGAGGATAGAGTGCTATAAAGTCACATATCAGCCCCTTGATCCAGATAATTATGACAA AGACCTTTCCTTCATTAAAGTGATCAATGTGGGACAGCGGTTCCTGGTAAACCGTGTCCGGGATTACATCCAGAGTAAAATCGTCTATTACCTAATGAACATTCACGTCCAGCCGCGCACCATCTACCTTTGCCGACATGGTGAGAGCGAATTTAACCTTGTTGGCAAGATCGGTGGGGATTCTGGCCTGTCACCACATGGGAAGCAG TTCGCTCAAGCCCTTAAAAAATTCATTGCTGAGCAGGAGATTGTGGATTTGAAGGTTTGGACGAGCCAGCTGAAGAGAACCATCCAGACAGCCGAGTCCTTGGGGGTCCCCTATGAGCAGTGGAAGATTCTGAATGAGATTGATGCT GGAGTGTGTGAAGAGATGACATATGAAGAAATTGAAACTCAGTACCCAGATGAGTTTGTGCTGAGGGATCAAGATAAATATCTTTATCGTTATCCTGGAGGAGAG TCTTACCAAGACTTGGTCCAGCGTTTGGAGGCTGTGATTATGGAGCTAGAGCGTCAGGGCAGTGTTCTGGTTATTGCCCACCAGGCTGTTATGCGGTGCCTATTGGCCTACTTCCTTGACAAGAGCGCAG ATGAGTTGCCATATCTGAAGTGCCCCCTTCACACCATATTCAAGCTCACACCAGTTGCTTACG GCTGTAAAGTGGAAACAATCACCTTGAATGTTGAAGCAGTGAATACCCATCGAGACAAGCCTTCTGGGAGTACT aacagccttccaaagagCCAAACCCCTGTAAGGATGAGAAGAAACAGCTTTACGCCTCTGGCCAGTCCGGACACAATAAAGCGCACACGAAATTACAGTGTTGGGAGCAGGCCTCTCAACCCAATGGGGTCTCTGCTATTCCCAGAGGCTCGAGATGGGGCTGATCAGCAGAAACTACAAGTCAGTCTTCAAGTG AGGAAGTCTGGGTTAACGATGTAG
- the PFKFB2 gene encoding 6-phosphofructo-2-kinase/fructose-2,6-bisphosphatase 2 isoform X9 yields MSGHRALVPEQNNSSSSQENKTSNMRVSEKKCSWASYMTNSPTLIVMIGLPARGKTYMSKKLTRYLNWIGVPTKVFNLGAYRREAVQSYKSYDFFRHDNKEAMKIRKQCALVALEDVKAYVTEECGQIAVFDATNTTRERRDLILNFAKENAYKVFFVESVCDDPEVIAANILEVKVSSPDYPERNRENVMDDFLKRIECYKVTYQPLDPDNYDKDLSFIKVINVGQRFLVNRVRDYIQSKIVYYLMNIHVQPRTIYLCRHGESEFNLVGKIGGDSGLSPHGKQFAQALKKFIAEQEIVDLKVWTSQLKRTIQTAESLGVPYEQWKILNEIDAGVCEEMTYEEIETQYPDEFVLRDQDKYLYRYPGGESYQDLVQRLEAVIMELERQGSVLVIAHQAVMRCLLAYFLDKSADELPYLKCPLHTIFKLTPVAYGCKVETITLNVEAVNTHRDKPSGSTNSLPKSQTPVRMRRNSFTPLASPDTIKRTRNYSVGSRPLNPMGSLLFPEARDGADQQKLQRKSGLTM; encoded by the exons ATGTCAGGACATAGAGCATTAGTTCCAGAGCagaacaacagcagcagcagccaggaaaaCAAAACTTCAAATATGCGAGTCTCAGAAAAAAAGTGCT CATGGGCTTCTTATATGACCAACTCCCCTACTTTGATTGTAATGATTGGCCTTCCTGCCCGGGGCAAGACTTATATGTCCAAGAAATTAACACGCTACCTCAACTGGATTGGCGTGCCTACGAAAG tGTTTAATCTAGGAGCGTATCGTCGTGAAGCAGTGCAGTCATACAAGTCCTATGATTTTTTCAGGCATGATAACAAAGAAGCCATGAAGATTCGGAA ACAGTGTGCCTTGGTGGCTCTGGAAGATGTGAAAGCTTATGTCACGGAGGAGTGCGGGCAGATAGCT gtGTTCGATGCGACCAACACGACTCGAGAGAGGAGGGACTTGATCTTAAATTTTGCTAAAGAGAATGCTTATAAG GTGTTTTTTGTGGAGTCCGTCTGTGATGATCCAGAAGTCATTGCTGCCAATATCCTG gaAGTGAAGGTCTCCAGCCCTGACTACCCAGAGAGAAATAGAGAGAATGTGATGGATGATTTCCTGAAGAGGATAGAGTGCTATAAAGTCACATATCAGCCCCTTGATCCAGATAATTATGACAA AGACCTTTCCTTCATTAAAGTGATCAATGTGGGACAGCGGTTCCTGGTAAACCGTGTCCGGGATTACATCCAGAGTAAAATCGTCTATTACCTAATGAACATTCACGTCCAGCCGCGCACCATCTACCTTTGCCGACATGGTGAGAGCGAATTTAACCTTGTTGGCAAGATCGGTGGGGATTCTGGCCTGTCACCACATGGGAAGCAG TTCGCTCAAGCCCTTAAAAAATTCATTGCTGAGCAGGAGATTGTGGATTTGAAGGTTTGGACGAGCCAGCTGAAGAGAACCATCCAGACAGCCGAGTCCTTGGGGGTCCCCTATGAGCAGTGGAAGATTCTGAATGAGATTGATGCT GGAGTGTGTGAAGAGATGACATATGAAGAAATTGAAACTCAGTACCCAGATGAGTTTGTGCTGAGGGATCAAGATAAATATCTTTATCGTTATCCTGGAGGAGAG TCTTACCAAGACTTGGTCCAGCGTTTGGAGGCTGTGATTATGGAGCTAGAGCGTCAGGGCAGTGTTCTGGTTATTGCCCACCAGGCTGTTATGCGGTGCCTATTGGCCTACTTCCTTGACAAGAGCGCAG ATGAGTTGCCATATCTGAAGTGCCCCCTTCACACCATATTCAAGCTCACACCAGTTGCTTACG GCTGTAAAGTGGAAACAATCACCTTGAATGTTGAAGCAGTGAATACCCATCGAGACAAGCCTTCTGGGAGTACT aacagccttccaaagagCCAAACCCCTGTAAGGATGAGAAGAAACAGCTTTACGCCTCTGGCCAGTCCGGACACAATAAAGCGCACACGAAATTACAGTGTTGGGAGCAGGCCTCTCAACCCAATGGGGTCTCTGCTATTCCCAGAGGCTCGAGATGGGGCTGATCAGCAGAAACTACAA AGGAAGTCTGGGTTAACGATGTAG
- the PFKFB2 gene encoding 6-phosphofructo-2-kinase/fructose-2,6-bisphosphatase 2 isoform X3 produces the protein MSGHRALVPEQNNSSSSQENKTSNMRVSEKKCSWASYMTNSPTLIVMIGLPARGKTYMSKKLTRYLNWIGVPTKVFNLGAYRREAVQSYKSYDFFRHDNKEAMKIRKQCALVALEDVKAYVTEECGQIAVFDATNTTRERRDLILNFAKENAYKVFFVESVCDDPEVIAANILEVKVSSPDYPERNRENVMDDFLKRIECYKVTYQPLDPDNYDKDLSFIKVINVGQRFLVNRVRDYIQSKIVYYLMNIHVQPRTIYLCRHGESEFNLVGKIGGDSGLSPHGKQFAQALKKFIAEQEIVDLKVWTSQLKRTIQTAESLGVPYEQWKILNEIDAGVCEEMTYEEIETQYPDEFVLRDQDKYLYRYPGGESYQDLVQRLEAVIMELERQGSVLVIAHQAVMRCLLAYFLDKSADELPYLKCPLHTIFKLTPVAYGCKVETITLNVEAVNTHRDKPSGSTNSLPKSQTPVRMRRNSFTPLASPDTIKRTRNYSVGSRPLNPMGSLLFPEARDGADQQKLQVSLQVLQMGSACLGSLG, from the exons ATGTCAGGACATAGAGCATTAGTTCCAGAGCagaacaacagcagcagcagccaggaaaaCAAAACTTCAAATATGCGAGTCTCAGAAAAAAAGTGCT CATGGGCTTCTTATATGACCAACTCCCCTACTTTGATTGTAATGATTGGCCTTCCTGCCCGGGGCAAGACTTATATGTCCAAGAAATTAACACGCTACCTCAACTGGATTGGCGTGCCTACGAAAG tGTTTAATCTAGGAGCGTATCGTCGTGAAGCAGTGCAGTCATACAAGTCCTATGATTTTTTCAGGCATGATAACAAAGAAGCCATGAAGATTCGGAA ACAGTGTGCCTTGGTGGCTCTGGAAGATGTGAAAGCTTATGTCACGGAGGAGTGCGGGCAGATAGCT gtGTTCGATGCGACCAACACGACTCGAGAGAGGAGGGACTTGATCTTAAATTTTGCTAAAGAGAATGCTTATAAG GTGTTTTTTGTGGAGTCCGTCTGTGATGATCCAGAAGTCATTGCTGCCAATATCCTG gaAGTGAAGGTCTCCAGCCCTGACTACCCAGAGAGAAATAGAGAGAATGTGATGGATGATTTCCTGAAGAGGATAGAGTGCTATAAAGTCACATATCAGCCCCTTGATCCAGATAATTATGACAA AGACCTTTCCTTCATTAAAGTGATCAATGTGGGACAGCGGTTCCTGGTAAACCGTGTCCGGGATTACATCCAGAGTAAAATCGTCTATTACCTAATGAACATTCACGTCCAGCCGCGCACCATCTACCTTTGCCGACATGGTGAGAGCGAATTTAACCTTGTTGGCAAGATCGGTGGGGATTCTGGCCTGTCACCACATGGGAAGCAG TTCGCTCAAGCCCTTAAAAAATTCATTGCTGAGCAGGAGATTGTGGATTTGAAGGTTTGGACGAGCCAGCTGAAGAGAACCATCCAGACAGCCGAGTCCTTGGGGGTCCCCTATGAGCAGTGGAAGATTCTGAATGAGATTGATGCT GGAGTGTGTGAAGAGATGACATATGAAGAAATTGAAACTCAGTACCCAGATGAGTTTGTGCTGAGGGATCAAGATAAATATCTTTATCGTTATCCTGGAGGAGAG TCTTACCAAGACTTGGTCCAGCGTTTGGAGGCTGTGATTATGGAGCTAGAGCGTCAGGGCAGTGTTCTGGTTATTGCCCACCAGGCTGTTATGCGGTGCCTATTGGCCTACTTCCTTGACAAGAGCGCAG ATGAGTTGCCATATCTGAAGTGCCCCCTTCACACCATATTCAAGCTCACACCAGTTGCTTACG GCTGTAAAGTGGAAACAATCACCTTGAATGTTGAAGCAGTGAATACCCATCGAGACAAGCCTTCTGGGAGTACT aacagccttccaaagagCCAAACCCCTGTAAGGATGAGAAGAAACAGCTTTACGCCTCTGGCCAGTCCGGACACAATAAAGCGCACACGAAATTACAGTGTTGGGAGCAGGCCTCTCAACCCAATGGGGTCTCTGCTATTCCCAGAGGCTCGAGATGGGGCTGATCAGCAGAAACTACAAGTCAGTCTTCAAGTG cTTCAAATGGGAAGTGCTTGCTT AGGAAGTCTGGGTTAA
- the PFKFB2 gene encoding 6-phosphofructo-2-kinase/fructose-2,6-bisphosphatase 2 isoform X5, with protein sequence MSGHRALVPEQNNSSSSQENKTSNMRVSEKKCSWASYMTNSPTLIVMIGLPARGKTYMSKKLTRYLNWIGVPTKVFNLGAYRREAVQSYKSYDFFRHDNKEAMKIRKQCALVALEDVKAYVTEECGQIAVFDATNTTRERRDLILNFAKENAYKVFFVESVCDDPEVIAANILEVKVSSPDYPERNRENVMDDFLKRIECYKVTYQPLDPDNYDKDLSFIKVINVGQRFLVNRVRDYIQSKIVYYLMNIHVQPRTIYLCRHGESEFNLVGKIGGDSGLSPHGKQFAQALKKFIAEQEIVDLKVWTSQLKRTIQTAESLGVPYEQWKILNEIDAGVCEEMTYEEIETQYPDEFVLRDQDKYLYRYPGGESYQDLVQRLEAVIMELERQGSVLVIAHQAVMRCLLAYFLDKSADELPYLKCPLHTIFKLTPVAYGCKVETITLNVEAVNTHRDKPSGSTNSLPKSQTPVRMRRNSFTPLASPDTIKRTRNYSVGSRPLNPMGSLLFPEARDGADQQKLQLQMGSACLGSLG encoded by the exons ATGTCAGGACATAGAGCATTAGTTCCAGAGCagaacaacagcagcagcagccaggaaaaCAAAACTTCAAATATGCGAGTCTCAGAAAAAAAGTGCT CATGGGCTTCTTATATGACCAACTCCCCTACTTTGATTGTAATGATTGGCCTTCCTGCCCGGGGCAAGACTTATATGTCCAAGAAATTAACACGCTACCTCAACTGGATTGGCGTGCCTACGAAAG tGTTTAATCTAGGAGCGTATCGTCGTGAAGCAGTGCAGTCATACAAGTCCTATGATTTTTTCAGGCATGATAACAAAGAAGCCATGAAGATTCGGAA ACAGTGTGCCTTGGTGGCTCTGGAAGATGTGAAAGCTTATGTCACGGAGGAGTGCGGGCAGATAGCT gtGTTCGATGCGACCAACACGACTCGAGAGAGGAGGGACTTGATCTTAAATTTTGCTAAAGAGAATGCTTATAAG GTGTTTTTTGTGGAGTCCGTCTGTGATGATCCAGAAGTCATTGCTGCCAATATCCTG gaAGTGAAGGTCTCCAGCCCTGACTACCCAGAGAGAAATAGAGAGAATGTGATGGATGATTTCCTGAAGAGGATAGAGTGCTATAAAGTCACATATCAGCCCCTTGATCCAGATAATTATGACAA AGACCTTTCCTTCATTAAAGTGATCAATGTGGGACAGCGGTTCCTGGTAAACCGTGTCCGGGATTACATCCAGAGTAAAATCGTCTATTACCTAATGAACATTCACGTCCAGCCGCGCACCATCTACCTTTGCCGACATGGTGAGAGCGAATTTAACCTTGTTGGCAAGATCGGTGGGGATTCTGGCCTGTCACCACATGGGAAGCAG TTCGCTCAAGCCCTTAAAAAATTCATTGCTGAGCAGGAGATTGTGGATTTGAAGGTTTGGACGAGCCAGCTGAAGAGAACCATCCAGACAGCCGAGTCCTTGGGGGTCCCCTATGAGCAGTGGAAGATTCTGAATGAGATTGATGCT GGAGTGTGTGAAGAGATGACATATGAAGAAATTGAAACTCAGTACCCAGATGAGTTTGTGCTGAGGGATCAAGATAAATATCTTTATCGTTATCCTGGAGGAGAG TCTTACCAAGACTTGGTCCAGCGTTTGGAGGCTGTGATTATGGAGCTAGAGCGTCAGGGCAGTGTTCTGGTTATTGCCCACCAGGCTGTTATGCGGTGCCTATTGGCCTACTTCCTTGACAAGAGCGCAG ATGAGTTGCCATATCTGAAGTGCCCCCTTCACACCATATTCAAGCTCACACCAGTTGCTTACG GCTGTAAAGTGGAAACAATCACCTTGAATGTTGAAGCAGTGAATACCCATCGAGACAAGCCTTCTGGGAGTACT aacagccttccaaagagCCAAACCCCTGTAAGGATGAGAAGAAACAGCTTTACGCCTCTGGCCAGTCCGGACACAATAAAGCGCACACGAAATTACAGTGTTGGGAGCAGGCCTCTCAACCCAATGGGGTCTCTGCTATTCCCAGAGGCTCGAGATGGGGCTGATCAGCAGAAACTACAA cTTCAAATGGGAAGTGCTTGCTT AGGAAGTCTGGGTTAA
- the PFKFB2 gene encoding 6-phosphofructo-2-kinase/fructose-2,6-bisphosphatase 2 isoform X2 gives MSGHRALVPEQNNSSSSQENKTSNMRVSEKKCSWASYMTNSPTLIVMIGLPARGKTYMSKKLTRYLNWIGVPTKVFNLGAYRREAVQSYKSYDFFRHDNKEAMKIRKQCALVALEDVKAYVTEECGQIAVFDATNTTRERRDLILNFAKENAYKVFFVESVCDDPEVIAANILEVKVSSPDYPERNRENVMDDFLKRIECYKVTYQPLDPDNYDKDLSFIKVINVGQRFLVNRVRDYIQSKIVYYLMNIHVQPRTIYLCRHGESEFNLVGKIGGDSGLSPHGKQFAQALKKFIAEQEIVDLKVWTSQLKRTIQTAESLGVPYEQWKILNEIDAGVCEEMTYEEIETQYPDEFVLRDQDKYLYRYPGGESYQDLVQRLEAVIMELERQGSVLVIAHQAVMRCLLAYFLDKSADELPYLKCPLHTIFKLTPVAYGCKVETITLNVEAVNTHRDKPSGSTNSLPKSQTPVRMRRNSFTPLASPDTIKRTRNYSVGSRPLNPMGSLLFPEARDGADQQKLQLQMGSACLEPANNITCESLVSVSATK, from the exons ATGTCAGGACATAGAGCATTAGTTCCAGAGCagaacaacagcagcagcagccaggaaaaCAAAACTTCAAATATGCGAGTCTCAGAAAAAAAGTGCT CATGGGCTTCTTATATGACCAACTCCCCTACTTTGATTGTAATGATTGGCCTTCCTGCCCGGGGCAAGACTTATATGTCCAAGAAATTAACACGCTACCTCAACTGGATTGGCGTGCCTACGAAAG tGTTTAATCTAGGAGCGTATCGTCGTGAAGCAGTGCAGTCATACAAGTCCTATGATTTTTTCAGGCATGATAACAAAGAAGCCATGAAGATTCGGAA ACAGTGTGCCTTGGTGGCTCTGGAAGATGTGAAAGCTTATGTCACGGAGGAGTGCGGGCAGATAGCT gtGTTCGATGCGACCAACACGACTCGAGAGAGGAGGGACTTGATCTTAAATTTTGCTAAAGAGAATGCTTATAAG GTGTTTTTTGTGGAGTCCGTCTGTGATGATCCAGAAGTCATTGCTGCCAATATCCTG gaAGTGAAGGTCTCCAGCCCTGACTACCCAGAGAGAAATAGAGAGAATGTGATGGATGATTTCCTGAAGAGGATAGAGTGCTATAAAGTCACATATCAGCCCCTTGATCCAGATAATTATGACAA AGACCTTTCCTTCATTAAAGTGATCAATGTGGGACAGCGGTTCCTGGTAAACCGTGTCCGGGATTACATCCAGAGTAAAATCGTCTATTACCTAATGAACATTCACGTCCAGCCGCGCACCATCTACCTTTGCCGACATGGTGAGAGCGAATTTAACCTTGTTGGCAAGATCGGTGGGGATTCTGGCCTGTCACCACATGGGAAGCAG TTCGCTCAAGCCCTTAAAAAATTCATTGCTGAGCAGGAGATTGTGGATTTGAAGGTTTGGACGAGCCAGCTGAAGAGAACCATCCAGACAGCCGAGTCCTTGGGGGTCCCCTATGAGCAGTGGAAGATTCTGAATGAGATTGATGCT GGAGTGTGTGAAGAGATGACATATGAAGAAATTGAAACTCAGTACCCAGATGAGTTTGTGCTGAGGGATCAAGATAAATATCTTTATCGTTATCCTGGAGGAGAG TCTTACCAAGACTTGGTCCAGCGTTTGGAGGCTGTGATTATGGAGCTAGAGCGTCAGGGCAGTGTTCTGGTTATTGCCCACCAGGCTGTTATGCGGTGCCTATTGGCCTACTTCCTTGACAAGAGCGCAG ATGAGTTGCCATATCTGAAGTGCCCCCTTCACACCATATTCAAGCTCACACCAGTTGCTTACG GCTGTAAAGTGGAAACAATCACCTTGAATGTTGAAGCAGTGAATACCCATCGAGACAAGCCTTCTGGGAGTACT aacagccttccaaagagCCAAACCCCTGTAAGGATGAGAAGAAACAGCTTTACGCCTCTGGCCAGTCCGGACACAATAAAGCGCACACGAAATTACAGTGTTGGGAGCAGGCCTCTCAACCCAATGGGGTCTCTGCTATTCCCAGAGGCTCGAGATGGGGCTGATCAGCAGAAACTACAA cTTCAAATGGGAAGTGCTTGCTT GGAGCCAGCAAACAACATCACCTGTGAGTCCTTGGTTTCTGTCTCAGCCACCAAGTGA
- the PFKFB2 gene encoding 6-phosphofructo-2-kinase/fructose-2,6-bisphosphatase 2 isoform X11, whose translation MTNSPTLIVMIGLPARGKTYMSKKLTRYLNWIGVPTKVFNLGAYRREAVQSYKSYDFFRHDNKEAMKIRKQCALVALEDVKAYVTEECGQIAVFDATNTTRERRDLILNFAKENAYKVFFVESVCDDPEVIAANILEVKVSSPDYPERNRENVMDDFLKRIECYKVTYQPLDPDNYDKDLSFIKVINVGQRFLVNRVRDYIQSKIVYYLMNIHVQPRTIYLCRHGESEFNLVGKIGGDSGLSPHGKQFAQALKKFIAEQEIVDLKVWTSQLKRTIQTAESLGVPYEQWKILNEIDAGVCEEMTYEEIETQYPDEFVLRDQDKYLYRYPGGESYQDLVQRLEAVIMELERQGSVLVIAHQAVMRCLLAYFLDKSADELPYLKCPLHTIFKLTPVAYGCKVETITLNVEAVNTHRDKPSGSTNSLPKSQTPVRMRRNSFTPLASPDTIKRTRNYSVGSRPLNPMGSLLFPEARDGADQQKLQVSLQVLQMGSACLEPANNITCESLVSVSATK comes from the exons ATGACCAACTCCCCTACTTTGATTGTAATGATTGGCCTTCCTGCCCGGGGCAAGACTTATATGTCCAAGAAATTAACACGCTACCTCAACTGGATTGGCGTGCCTACGAAAG tGTTTAATCTAGGAGCGTATCGTCGTGAAGCAGTGCAGTCATACAAGTCCTATGATTTTTTCAGGCATGATAACAAAGAAGCCATGAAGATTCGGAA ACAGTGTGCCTTGGTGGCTCTGGAAGATGTGAAAGCTTATGTCACGGAGGAGTGCGGGCAGATAGCT gtGTTCGATGCGACCAACACGACTCGAGAGAGGAGGGACTTGATCTTAAATTTTGCTAAAGAGAATGCTTATAAG GTGTTTTTTGTGGAGTCCGTCTGTGATGATCCAGAAGTCATTGCTGCCAATATCCTG gaAGTGAAGGTCTCCAGCCCTGACTACCCAGAGAGAAATAGAGAGAATGTGATGGATGATTTCCTGAAGAGGATAGAGTGCTATAAAGTCACATATCAGCCCCTTGATCCAGATAATTATGACAA AGACCTTTCCTTCATTAAAGTGATCAATGTGGGACAGCGGTTCCTGGTAAACCGTGTCCGGGATTACATCCAGAGTAAAATCGTCTATTACCTAATGAACATTCACGTCCAGCCGCGCACCATCTACCTTTGCCGACATGGTGAGAGCGAATTTAACCTTGTTGGCAAGATCGGTGGGGATTCTGGCCTGTCACCACATGGGAAGCAG TTCGCTCAAGCCCTTAAAAAATTCATTGCTGAGCAGGAGATTGTGGATTTGAAGGTTTGGACGAGCCAGCTGAAGAGAACCATCCAGACAGCCGAGTCCTTGGGGGTCCCCTATGAGCAGTGGAAGATTCTGAATGAGATTGATGCT GGAGTGTGTGAAGAGATGACATATGAAGAAATTGAAACTCAGTACCCAGATGAGTTTGTGCTGAGGGATCAAGATAAATATCTTTATCGTTATCCTGGAGGAGAG TCTTACCAAGACTTGGTCCAGCGTTTGGAGGCTGTGATTATGGAGCTAGAGCGTCAGGGCAGTGTTCTGGTTATTGCCCACCAGGCTGTTATGCGGTGCCTATTGGCCTACTTCCTTGACAAGAGCGCAG ATGAGTTGCCATATCTGAAGTGCCCCCTTCACACCATATTCAAGCTCACACCAGTTGCTTACG GCTGTAAAGTGGAAACAATCACCTTGAATGTTGAAGCAGTGAATACCCATCGAGACAAGCCTTCTGGGAGTACT aacagccttccaaagagCCAAACCCCTGTAAGGATGAGAAGAAACAGCTTTACGCCTCTGGCCAGTCCGGACACAATAAAGCGCACACGAAATTACAGTGTTGGGAGCAGGCCTCTCAACCCAATGGGGTCTCTGCTATTCCCAGAGGCTCGAGATGGGGCTGATCAGCAGAAACTACAAGTCAGTCTTCAAGTG cTTCAAATGGGAAGTGCTTGCTT GGAGCCAGCAAACAACATCACCTGTGAGTCCTTGGTTTCTGTCTCAGCCACCAAGTGA